The segment GAGTGATATTTAAAGATAAACTTATCTCACATTAACAACTCTAGGCACAACTATGGAACAATTGGAAAGAATCAACAAAGAAATCAAGTCAGTCAAGACTGAAGTTGAAGAAAAGCAGAAGATGCTCCCCAGGTTTACATTAGCTCTTGAAGAGCTATCGCAAAGTCCCATGGTCTCCTTGAGTGACACAAATGTGAAACAAGCTTTTCCTGAAAACAGCCTGCTCCCACAAGAAAAGTGGAATGAACcatcaaaaaacaaagagagTCAGCCTACAAAGTACATGATGGACCACACATGTCCAGCAACTGACCTTGAATATGATCCCTTGTTCAATTACTCCGTAGCACTGCTTGGAGCATCTAAAGGAAGGCAGGGTGAGACTGACAGTCAGCCCTTCTGGAAAAAATCTGTGGGTAAAAATTGCCACAAGTCCCTGGAGAGTCAAAGACCTTATGTTTCACCCATAAGAATTACAATAAATCTTCAAGATTCTGATGAAGATGACCTTGTAATGGATGTACCTCCAATCATTCCTGTTTCTAGGAAATCTAAACGCTTTAGAGGCTTTAAATATCAGAATATGAAGGAAGGGATACAGGTAGTGCCTCTGGAGGAAAGAAATCTTCAGATCAGTggcatagaagagaaaaaaataggtgAAACCCAACTAACCACATACAGAGAAGATGACAGTAACAAGCTAGAACCATCAAGATCACTCATGAAAACCTCACTAGATACTAAAACTAAGATAAACATGTGTGGTGTTCAAAACCACATTTCTAAGATGGGAAGCTTTGGTGGTGAGAAGATGCATGTCTGCATTTCAGGAGAAAATATGTCTTATGCACCTCCCAGGGACAAAGAAATCCAGACAGGAAGTCATAGTGAAAGGTATCCAAAGAGGACAAGACATGTAAAAACTGATGATACTCAAAAAGAAGAGACTGAATGGCTATCTTCACCAAGCCAACTCCAGTTCTCTTATTCAGACGATCACTTGAAAGACAAAGTTCTGACAGCATCAGACGATAGTCAAGACTTGACTATTTTTGAAGACGGCAGGTTAGTTGAATTTG is part of the Bubalus kerabau isolate K-KA32 ecotype Philippines breed swamp buffalo chromosome 4, PCC_UOA_SB_1v2, whole genome shotgun sequence genome and harbors:
- the LOC129649888 gene encoding uncharacterized protein LOC129649888 isoform X1; translation: MLRSVGYFCRFPCPFDSPGGRCQHLYCQFSHQEMRWELSEEGSCNSLEVLGLQRSHGEFMGTTMEQLERINKEIKSVKTEVEEKQKMLPRFTLALEELSQSPMVSLSDTNVKQAFPENSLLPQEKWNEPSKNKESQPTKYMMDHTCPATDLEYDPLFNYSVALLGASKGRQGETDSQPFWKKSVGKNCHKSLESQRPYVSPIRITINLQDSDEDDLVMDVPPIIPVSRKSKRFRGFKYQNMKEGIQVVPLEERNLQISGIEEKKIGETQLTTYREDDSNKLEPSRSLMKTSLDTKTKINMCGVQNHISKMGSFGGEKMHVCISGENMSYAPPRDKEIQTGSHSERYPKRTRHVKTDDTQKEETEWLSSPSQLQFSYSDDHLKDKVLTASDDSQDLTIFEDGRLVEFGLDKEYTGDDTPSDLDDTTKECLRIFSEFTQSQDHEGETAKQASGKQKELDMLYYQNISGPKRRIAHTAKVDTQQQVVQTMTAVKDGQAFDPATSEQKKNTFVCPASQSQRKALGENSCTSSSLHEDVVPSKENPIAKPNRSHIPVKTIASFPVKVL
- the LOC129649888 gene encoding uncharacterized protein LOC129649888 isoform X2; translated protein: MLRSVGYFCRFPCPFDSPGGRCQHLYCQFSHQEMRWELSEEGSCNSLEVLGLQRSHGEFMGTTMEQLERINKEIKSVKTEVEEKQKMLPRFTLALEELSQSPMVSLSDTNVKQAFPENSLLPQEKWNEPSKNKESQPTKYMMDHTCPATDLEYDPLFNYSVALLGASKGRQGETDSQPFWKKSVGKNCHKSLESQRPYVSPIRITINLQDSDEDDLVMDVPPIIPVSRKSKRFRGFKYQNMKEGIQVVPLEERNLQISGIEEKKIGETQLTTYREDDSNKLEPSRSLMKTSLDTKTKINMCGVQNHISKMGSFGGEKMHVCISGENMSYAPPRDKEIQTGSHSERYPKRTRHVKTDDTQKEETEWLSSPSQLQFSYSDDHLKDKVLTASDDSQDLTIFEDGRLVEFGLDKEYTGDDTPSDLDDTTKECLRIFSEFTQSQDHEGETAKQASGKQKELDMLYYQNISGPKRRIAHTAKVDTQQQVVQTMTAVKDGQAFDPATSEQKKNTFVCPASQSQRKALGGYPGVGHLESFCVCIFFSSREEYILICQAYKQNIVKF
- the LOC129649888 gene encoding uncharacterized protein LOC129649888 isoform X4, with the translated sequence MLRSVGYFCRFPCPFDSPGGRCQHLYCQFSHQEMRWELSEEGSCNSLEVLGLQRSHGEFMGTTMEQLERINKEIKSVKTEVEEKQKMLPRFTLALEELSQSPMVSLSDTNVKQAFPENSLLPQEKWNEPSKNKESQPTKYMMDHTCPATDLEYDPLFNYSVALLGASKGRQGETDSQPFWKKSVGKNCHKSLESQRPYVSPIRITINLQDSDEDDLVMDVPPIIPVSRKSKRFRGFKYQNMKEGIQVVPLEERNLQISGIEEKKIGETQLTTYREDDSNKLEPSRSLMKTSLDTKTKINMCGVQNHISKMGSFGGEKMHVCISGENMSYAPPRDKEIQTGSHSERYPKRTRHVKTDDTQKEETEWLSSPSQLQFSYSDDHLKDKVLTASDDSQDLTIFEDGRLVEFGLDKEYTGDDTPSDLDDTTKECLRIFSEFTQSQDHEGETAKQASGKQKELDMLYYQNISGPKRRIAHTAKVD
- the LOC129649888 gene encoding uncharacterized protein LOC129649888 isoform X3, whose translation is MLRSVGYFCRFPCPFDSPGGRCQHLYCQFSHQEMRWELSEEGSCNSLEVLGLQRSHGEFMGTTMEQLERINKEIKSVKTEVEEKQKMLPRFTLALEELSQSPMVSLSDTNVKQAFPENSLLPQEKWNEPSKNKESQPTKYMMDHTCPATDLEYDPLFNYSVALLGASKGRQGETDSQPFWKKSVGKNCHKSLESQRPYVSPIRITINLQDSDEDDLVMDVPPIIPVSRKSKRFRGFKYQNMKEGIQVVPLEERNLQISGIEEKKIGETQLTTYREDDSNKLEPSRSLMKTSLDTKTKINMCGVQNHISKMGSFGGEKMHVCISGENMSYAPPRDKEIQTGSHSERYPKRTRHVKTDDTQKEETEWLSSPSQLQFSYSDDHLKDKVLTASDDSQDLTIFEDGRLVEFGLDKEYTGDDTPSDLDDTTKECLRIFSEFTQSQDHEGETAKQASGKQKELDMLYYQNISGPKRRIAHTAKVDVESCPLFLGARRLHCA